A genomic window from Candidatus Aquicultor sp. includes:
- a CDS encoding glucosyl-3-phosphoglycerate synthase: MAKSPSVDAWFAKNTFHADEFNDVEELVELKQAQGISISLGLPTLNEAETIGNVIDIIKASLFDNFPLLDEISVIDSDSTDCTVAIAESYGVAVINDYEVLPEWGANAGKGAALWKSLIELKGDIIVWVDTDIKNIHPRFVYGLVGPLLKYPHLKYTKGFYKRPLSIGDRYIETGGGRVTELTARPLLNMFYPELSGLVQPLSGEYAGRRELLERIGFFNGYGVEIGHLIDIVEQFGLDVIAQVDLIERVHRNQSLTSLSKMAFAILQVVMDSLEKKGAIELVQEMNHTIRLANQEQGRFYLEPRTIHELKKPPMITLQEYCRKFGKAVSFTDNLLPFDDDISPEFTPSM; the protein is encoded by the coding sequence GTGGCAAAATCGCCGTCCGTTGACGCATGGTTTGCAAAAAATACGTTTCATGCAGATGAGTTTAATGATGTTGAAGAGCTTGTCGAGCTAAAACAGGCGCAGGGCATCTCGATAAGCTTGGGGTTACCGACGCTCAATGAGGCCGAAACCATCGGAAACGTTATCGATATTATTAAGGCCAGCCTTTTTGATAACTTTCCCTTACTCGACGAGATTTCGGTTATCGACAGCGACTCGACCGATTGCACGGTCGCCATTGCCGAGAGCTACGGCGTTGCGGTTATCAACGATTATGAGGTTTTGCCTGAGTGGGGTGCAAATGCCGGCAAGGGGGCGGCGCTCTGGAAAAGCCTAATTGAGCTTAAGGGCGATATTATCGTTTGGGTGGATACCGACATTAAGAACATCCACCCGCGTTTTGTGTACGGCCTGGTAGGGCCGCTTCTGAAGTATCCGCACCTCAAATATACTAAAGGGTTTTATAAGCGTCCGCTTAGTATCGGCGACCGCTATATAGAAACCGGGGGAGGGCGGGTAACCGAGCTAACCGCACGGCCTCTCTTAAATATGTTTTACCCGGAGCTCTCAGGGCTCGTGCAGCCGCTCTCCGGAGAGTATGCAGGCCGACGCGAACTGCTTGAGAGGATCGGCTTCTTTAACGGCTACGGTGTTGAGATAGGCCACCTCATAGATATCGTGGAGCAATTTGGCCTCGATGTAATCGCGCAAGTCGACCTTATCGAGCGCGTGCATCGCAATCAGTCTTTAACGAGTTTAAGCAAAATGGCCTTTGCAATTCTCCAGGTCGTGATGGATAGCCTCGAGAAAAAGGGTGCAATAGAGCTTGTTCAGGAGATGAATCACACGATCCGCCTCGCAAACCAAGAGCAGGGCAGATTCTACTTGGAACCGAGAACCATCCACGAATTAAAAAAGCCGCCGATGATAACGCTGCAGGAATACTGTAGGAAGTTCGGTAAGGCTGTGAGCTTTACAGATAACCTCTTACCATTTGACGATGACATTTCGCCCGAGTTTACGCCGAGCATGTAA